DNA sequence from the Microvirga terrae genome:
GTTCCTGCCTCGGCCGTACAATGTAGTCCGCAAAGTCGTGGACGCCGCGTGCGCCGGCATCGGGCTTGTCCCTCGCGTCGTCGCCGAGATTGAGTCGGCAAGCACGTTGGCCTCCGTGATCGCAGCCGGCATGGGAGTGACGATCCTACCTGGCTCAATGGCGAAGCAGGTCGTGGAGTCGACGTCGGCGTGGCACGCCCGGATTGTCGATCCCGCGATTGAGGTGCCCCTGGCGCTATGCCAATCGGACCACCTTCCGCTTTCCGAGCCGGCTGCGGCGATCCGGCAGATTCTGCTTGAACTTGTTCGGGAGCTGCCCGGCAATCTGCTGTCATCTAAAGATGATGGCATCCTGAAGAGAGCATAAGCTGCCCTTATGGGCACAGAGACAATCTGTCTTGGCCACCCTTTTGGGTGGCTGCTAGCGTCATGACATAGGCCCGTCGCGGTGACGGACCGGTGATCCTCATGACACTTGACGAGATCAAAGCGTTAATCGATGCGATGAGCACCTCCGACCTTGTTGAAGTGGAGATCAACAAGGATGGCTGGACCCTGCGCCTCACGCGCGATGCGGGGAATTCGGCGTTCACGCCTTCGACTGGTGAGGCAAGGGCGAGGCCGCCGGCGGCGCCCGCTCGCCCAGAATCCTCCCCTCGTGAGTCCGCGTCTTCCGTCGAATCCACAGGATCCACGACCGATGTCAGCGCCCCCTTGTCTGGGGTGGTCTATCTTGGCCCCTCGCCAGACGCGCCCCCCTTTGTAGCCGTAGGTCAGAAGGTCACGAGCGGAACGACCCTCTGCACGGTTGAAGCGATGAAAATGTTCAATCCTGTCACAGCCGAACGGGATGGCGTGGTCGAGGCCGTGTTCGTCTCGACGGGTGATGAAGTCGCAGCCGGCCAACCTCTTTTGCGGATTGTCTGAACCCATGTTCGACACTGTCCTCATAGCCAATCGCGGCGAAATTGCTCTTCGGATCCAGCGGGCGTGCCGAACGCTCGGGCTGCGGACGGTCGCCGTCTATTCCCAGGCCGATCAAGATGCGCCTCACGTGAAATACGCGGATACCGCGGTGTGCATCGGCCCAGCTCCAGCAGGAAAGAGCTATCTCGATGGCGCTGCCATTCTGCTGGCTGCAGAAGCGACAGGCGCCGAGGCCATTCATCCCGGATATGGATTCCTGTCCGAGAATGCGGGCTTTGCTGAGAGTGTCGCTCGATCGGGCTTGACCTTTATCGGGCCGAGCCCGGAGTGCATCCGCACGATGGGCGACAAGGTCGCCGCCAAGCGAGCCATGCGCGAGGCAAATGTGCCGTGCGTTCCAGGCTCGGAGGGAGCCCTGCCCGACGATCCGGAAGCCCTACAGGCTACTGTCGCCGAGATTGGTTTTCCGTTGATCCTCAAGGCGGCCGGCGGCGGAGGCGGTCGCGGTATGCGGGTCGTCAGGGCACATTCGGAACTTGCCGATGCATTTGCGCTCGTCCGCGAGGAAGCGCGCCGCGCCTTCGGCAACCCGGAGATCTATGCTGAAAAGTTCCTCGAGCGCCCGCGCCATGTAGAGATCCAGGTGTTGGCCGATGCCTATGGTACGGCCCTTTGGCTCGGCAGCCGCGATTGCTCGCTCCAGCGCCGTCATCAGAAGGTTTTGGAGGAAGCGCCAGCGCCGGGTCTGCCCGCCGATCTCATCGCGAGGATTGGTGAACGCTGCGTCGAGGCCTGCCGACGGATCGGCTACCAGGGCGTGGGTACCTTCGAGTTTCTGGTCGAGGACGAGCAATTTTTCTTCATCGAGATGAATACGCGAGTGCAGGTCGAGCATCCTGTCACCGAGGTGACCACCGGAATCGACATCGTGGCCGAAGGTATTCGGGTTGCGCGCGGTGAAGCTCTCACACTGTCCCAGGCTGACATAGGCTGCCACGGTCACGCTTTCGAATGTCGGATCAATGCAGAAGATCCCGACAGCTTCGCACCCTCACCAGGGCTGATCACGGGGTTCGAGGTGCCCGGCGGCCCAGGCGTCAGAGTCGACAGTCATATCGCCGCCGGAGCGACCGTGTCGCCCTATTACGACTCGATGATTGCCAAGCTCATTGTCCATGGACAGACCCGGCAGGAGGCAATGGCGCGGTTGAAGGTGGCGCTGTCTGAGATGAGGGTCGAGGGTGTTGCCACGAATCTTGCTTTGCACCGGCGGATCGTGGACGAGCCCGGCTTCATCGAAGGCGGGTTCGATATCCATTATCTCGAGCAATTGCTGAAAGTCGGGGCCTCTGCATGATCATCAAGGAGCCTCGGATTAGTCTGCTGGGCACCAGAGCGCTTCTCTTCGAGGCGCCCGGCGAGACCAGCCTGACGACGCAGCGGCGGATTTGGTCGCTCGCCCGTGAGGTGGGGACATGGCCGGAGGTGAGCGAAGCCGTACCGGGCGTCAACAATCTCCTCGTGAGTTTTTCGGTGCCGCCGCGGACGCTTGCGCCTATTGAGTCCCGTCTGCAATCCGCCTGGGACGCCGCGACGCCGATGATCCTGCAGGGCCGCACCATCGAACTGCCGGTCGTGTATGGCGGGGAAGGGGGGCCGCATATGGCGGATGTTGTCGCCCATACCGGCTTGTGTCCGGAGGAAATTGCCGAGATTCATGCCCGTCCGCTTTACCCGGTCTATGCGATTGGAAGCCATCCAGGCTATTGCTATCTTGGCGGGATGGATGCACGCATCGCAACGCCGCGCAGAAAAGTGCCGGTGCTGAAGCTTCCGGGCGGCGCGGTATCGATTGGAGGGTCGCAGACCGGCGTGTCAGCCTCGGCCGGTCCCAGCGGCTGGAACACGATCGGCACGACTTCGACGACGTTCTTTGACGCGACCCGCGATCCCCCGGTCCTGCTGCAGCCAGGCGACAGCATCCGCTTCCGCATCGTCGAGGTGGTCCGATGATGGAGATTCTATCAAAGAGCGCTCTTACGACCATCCAGGATCGGGGACGCTTCGGCGCTTTGAAATGGGGGGTCGGCACAGCCGGTGCGATGGACAGTCTCGCGCTTGCCTGCGGCAACCTTTTGCTCGGCAACAGTGAAGATGCTGCCGCAATCGAGATCCAGGTCTTTCCGTTCGAAGCCCGGTTTGACAGTGATGCGGCTATCGCATTAACCGGCGCGACCTGCGAGGCGGCCGTCGATGGGCGGGTCGTTCTTCCTTGGTCGAGCGTCCGAGTGACCGCCGGCTCGGTGCTGCGCCTCGGGTTGACGCGATCCGCCCGTTGGCGGGGAGCACGGGCGTATGTCTGCGTAGCAGGCGGGATCGATATTCCCATCGTCCTGGGTTCTCGGTCCACGCAATTGCGGGGAGCCATCGGCGGGCTTGAAGGTCGAGCGCTGCGGCAGGGAGACAAGCTTCGGTTCGGTCGGCCGAATGACGCGCGCTGCGCTCCAGATGGAACCAGCATTGTACCGCCAGCATTCGCTTTGCCGCTGATGTCGGACGGACTGCCCGCGGTCCGGGTTCTGCCGGCTGCCGAATACGGATGCTTCAAGCCCGAGTCCCAAAGCGATCTGTGGCTGAAGCCGTGGAAGGTAACGCCTCAGAGCGACCGCTATGGGTACCGCCTGTCCGGCCCGGTGCTGGAGCCCGTTGCTCCCATGGAGTTGCGCTCACACGGCATCGTACCTGGCGTCATTCAGGTGCCGCACGGTGGTCAGCCGATCGTGCAGATGTGCGATGCTCAGCCCTCCGGCGGATACCCGAAGATCGGAACCGTCATCGAGGCGGATCTCTGGCGGCTCGGGCAAGCGCCAATCGGAAGTTCCATTCGCTTCATCGAAACTGACTGGGATGGGGCACTGCACGCCAGCGATGAAGTCTCCCGATGGCTGTCCGATGTAGCACGTTGTCTTGATCTGGCGGGAGCCCGGAGAGTGCGCTCATGAAGATCTCGGACATTCCACAAGTTGCGTCCTGGCTGTCCGAAGCGGGGATCGCGACCTACGAGCTGACAGGACCGGACTATCGCATCTGCCTGCGGCGCAGTGTTAAGGCTCGATCCAGGCGTGGTCTCTCGGCAGGTCCGAGACAGGATTCAGCCGGTCCAGTACGAGGCCAATCCGACGCGGTCGTGGCGTCGCCGGGTGTGGGGGTTTTTCTCCGTGCCCACCCTGTCCAGGAAGCCGCGTTGGTGGAGCCGAACGATCCTGTCGCGGCCGGTCAGCCGCTGGGGCTTCTGCAGGTCGGCCCCATTCTCCTTCCTGTCCTTTCTCCCCGCGACGGAACTGTTGCCTCGATCATTGCGCCCGACCGCTCGCTTGTCGGCTATGGCGATCCGCTCGTCGCGCTGATGTCGTAAAGGAGCCAACCTGTGCATATCGATCTCAATGCAGACCTTGCCGAGGGCTATGGCCAGTGGCGTATCGGTGATGACGATGCCCTGTTGGATGTGTTGTCCTCTGCGAATCTCGCTTGCGGCTTTCACGCGGGCGATCCCCTGATCATGGAGAGGACCGTCAAGGCAGCCCTGGGACGCGGCGTCGATATCGGGGCGCATGTCGGTTTCCCCGATAAGCAGGGGTTCGGACGGAGGCCGATGCAGATCGACGCCGATGAGCTGGCTGCCATGGTGATCTATCAGCTCGGAGCGCTGGAGGGGATCGCACGCGTGGTAGGGCACAGGATGACCCACATGAGCTTTCATGGGGCCCTCGGGAACATGGCGGCCGCAGATTCCTCTGTCGCCGCACCCCTCGTTGCTGCGGTCGCGCGCTTCAACCCTGAGTTGATCATCGTCTCCTCAACGAGCCGGGCCATTGAAGATGCGGCGTCATCCTGCGGCCTTCGCGTCGCGACCACCTTTCTCGCGGACCGCGCCTACGACAAGGCAGGCCTCCTTGTCCCGCGCCGTCTGCCGGACTCTGTCATCCACGATGAGGCCAAGGTACTGGAGCGGGTGCGACAAATCCTTCGGCAGGGAACCGTTACAACGTACGAGGGAGAGGATCTTCCGATGCGCCCTCACAGCATTCTGCTGCATGGAGATACGCCTGGAGCCTTATCGCTCGCTCGCAAGATCCGTTCGGAAATCGAGCAGGCTGGTGGGAAGATCGTGCCCGTGTCCCAGATGGCGTAGTCCAGTTCCTACGCCGCAAGATAAGAACAGCTTATCGCCACAAACACAAATGGTCTTGGCGTCTGCTGGCTAACTTCTCCTAAGTTATATCAACCAGCGAGGACACTCATGCCCTTCTCTGATTACAAGACAGCTCTCGTGACTGGCGCTTCTTCGGGAATTGGTGCCGCCGTGGTCGAGCGGTTCCGCCGCGAAGGCTTGGAGGTTCACGCGATTGCCCGCAGTCGAGAGCCGCTGGAACGCCTTGCCGATAGGACCGGATGCATAGCGCATGTCATCGATGTGGCGGACCGCGAACAGCTCGCAAGTCTCGCAGAGACAGTCCAGTTCGACATCCTGGTCAACAATGCGGGCGTCGACCGCCCCAAGAAGTTCCTTGAGGCTGATCCGGAGGACATCGACCTGCTCGTCGATGTGAACACACGGGCCGTGCTCCATCTTTGCCGCCTCATCGTTCCCGGCATGGTGGCGCGGGACCGCGGTCACGTCATCAACATCTCGTCAATCGCCGGTGTCTACAACTTCGGTGGGAACTCGACCTATCACGCGACTAAAGCGGCGGTCAGCATGCTGTCCCGCCAGCTGCGCCTCGACGCTTTCGGGCACCGGGTCCGCGTTACCGAGATCTGTCCCGGGCGCGTTGCGACCGATATCTTTGCGCATGTCCATGGCGACACACCTGAGATCCGGGAGCGCTTCATCGAAGGCTTCGAACTGCCAGAGGCCGCCGACATCGCTGAGGCCATCGCCTTCGCCGTTGCAGCACCTGTATCCATGAATGTGGGTCACATGGAGATCACACCAACCCTTCAGGTTCTGGGTGGCCTCCAAACCGCTCGTCCGGCTGCCAGAGATGGCCAGCCCTCCAAGGCGAGTTAAGCTGCTATGGGCGGGTTCGATCTTGTCGCGATCTTAACGAACCCGAACTTCGGGCTCATGCTCCTCCATGGGCTGGAGATGACCTTTGTGATTGCCACCGGGTCATGGCTCCTCGCCATGACCCTAGCGATTCTGCTCCTGATCATTCGGCTGTCCCCGAGCCGCCTCGCTGATCGCGCCGTTGCGGCCTACGTCTCTTACCACCGCAATGTTCCGACCCTGGTGCAGCTGATGCTGTGGTACTTCGGAATATCGAGCCTCCTGCCCGAAGGGTTGCAATACTGGCTCTCTGATCATAATGCGGAGGCCACTTTTGCCATCGTTGCCCTTGGGCTGTGTCAGGCGGCTTATTTCAGTGAGGATCTGCGCTCCGGTATCCGTTCTGTGCCGGCCGGCCAATCCGAGGCTGCCCGTGCCCTTGGACACAGCTTCTTCGGCACGATGCGCTATGTGCTCATGCCGCAAGCGTTTCGCAATGCTCTGCCCGCGCTCATCAACCACAGCGTATCCTTGTTCAAGAACAGCAGCCTTGCGATGGCGATCGGGGTCGCCGAGCTCACGCATGCTGTTAAGGAAATCGAAAGCCAGAGCTTCAGAACCTTCGAAGCCTACCTGATCGCAACCATCGCGTACCTGATCTGCTCTCTGCTGATCATGTCTGTCGGAGCTGCACTCGGCCGGAAGGCAGCCTTGAGCGGAGGACGCTGACCGATGCTCTGGGATATCCTCTCCATCATTCAGGATAACTGGCTTCTTCTGCTGATCGGCCAATACCCCAACGGGCCGCTTGGAGGATTAGCCGCGACTCTGATCCTCTCCGTACTGAGCATCGCTCTTGCATTCCCGCTCAGCGTGTTGCTCGCCCTCGCTAGGTTGTCGCGATCGCCGTTTCTGCTTTGGCCATCGACCGCACTCGTCTACATCGCGCGGGGCGTGCCGCTACTGATGCTGATCCTGTGGGTCTACTTTATGGTCCCGTTGCTCCTTGGCGCGAATATTCCCGGGTTTGTGACCATGCTCGTAACGTTGGTTCTTTATGAGGCGGCATTTCTGAGCGAAGTCGTGCGAGCCGGGATTGTCGCCGTTGGCCGCGGCCAGATGGATGCGGCGCGTGCCCTGGGCCACAGCTATCTTGGTGCCATGTGGTACGTCATCCTGCCACAGGCTCTCTATAACATGCTGCCCAGCATCCTCAGCCAGTTCGTCTCGACAATCAAGGAGACGACTCTGGGATATGTCATCAACGTTCCGGAGCTTACGTTTGCGGCTAATCAGATCAACAATCGCCTCCTTTCGAAACCATTCGAGGTCTTCTTCATTCTGGCAATCATATACTATCTCGTCTGCTGGACGCTAACCCACGCGGCGACCGTTCTGGAACGACGCATCGCTCGCAAGCGAGCCGGGACGACTACCGGTCCATTGCCCGTCACAATGCAACCTCAAACACTTACGGCTGAGCCATGAGCACTGTGCGTCCGTCCGCGGGAGGCCCACCAATGATCCGCTTTTCAAATGTCCGCAAGAACTACGGATCATTTCAGGCACTTGACAACATCAACGCTGAGGTGGCTCGAAGCGAGGTCGTGGTGGTGTGCGGGCCATCAGGCTCAGGAAAGTCGACGTTGATCAGAACGGTCAACCGGCTTGAAGAGATTCAGTCCGGCTCAATCATCTTCGACGGTCAGGACGTGCATGCCAAAATGCGTAGCAAGGAGCTCAATCATCTTCGAAGCCGCATTGGATTTGTGTTCCAGAGCTTCAATCTATTTCCGCATCTCTCGGCGCTCGAGAATGTCACTCTGTCGCCCGTCACGGTCAATGGCGTCAAGCGGGAGGTAGCTCGCGAAAAGGCAATGCAGCTTCTTGACCGCGTGGGCCTCGCGGCAAAGGCCGGCTCCTATCCAGGCCAGCTGTCCGGTGGTCAGCAGCAGCGCGTTGCGATTGCCCGGGCGCTCGCCATGGAGCCGCCAGCGATGCTGTTCGATGAGCCCACCAGCGCCCTTGATCCTGAGATGGTCGGCGAGGTGCTTGCCGTGATGAAGGCACTGGCCGCGGATGGCATGACCATGATGTGCGTGACTCACGAAATGGGGTTCGCACGGGAAGTTGCGGATCGCGTCTGGTTCATGGACGGAGGTCGCATCCTTGAGGAGGCCGATCCCGAGAGCTTTTTCTCGCGGCCTCAGCACCCTCGCGCGCAGCGCTTCCTTTCGGATCTGCGCCATTGAACGATCAGCATAAAATAAAACCAGAGGAGAAGGACATGTCACTGAAGTCGCTTAAACTCGGCCTTGCGGCCGCCGCTCTCGGTCTCACCGCGATCGCCCCCGCGAGTGCCGATCAACTTGCTGATATCATGGCTCGCAAGGAGCTTCGCTGCGGCGTCTACGCTGACGTGCCGCCGTTCTCGGCGCCGGATCCAAAAACACGCGAGTTGGTCGGTTTCGATGTCGATCTGTGCAAAGGGATCGCCAAGCGATGGGGCGTCGAGGCAAAGCTTACGCCGCTGTCCGTCGAGGCCCGTGTGCCTGAGGTCAAGCTCGGTCGCGTCGATCTGACAATTGCGAACCTCGCCTATACCCTAAGCCGCGCTGAGCAGATCCAGTATAGTGACCCTTACTATATGGCGAAGGAAATGCTGGCTGTGAAGGCGAGTGATCCGGCAACGTCCAAGGCCGATTTCAAGGGCAAGCGGCTCGCCTCGACCAAGGGATCGACCTCCGAGCTCGCCATCAAGATGAATGGATCAGAACCGCTGACCTTCCAAGACACGGGCTCGGCGTTCATGGCGGTTCAACAGAACAAGGCGCTCGGCATGGTCGCTAATACCATGACGATCACGAAACTCGTCAACGAGTCAAAGACGAGAGGCGTCGAGCTGAAGATGATCCCTGAGCCCATGGTATTGCAACCAACGGGCATCGGCATGAAGAAGGACGAGCCTGCATTGTTGGCGAAGGTCAACGAAACCCTCAAGGAGATGGATGCGGCCGGTGAAATCAATGCAGCCTGGGATAAGTGGCTCGGGCCCAACACCGAGTTCAAGATGACGCGGACCGATAAAGTCACGCCTCTAACCGAACTGAAGTTCGAGCCAATTCCCTAAGATCTGGCACTTCCGTTCATTCCTAGCGGACATTCCCGCCGGCTTGCGTCAAGCGAGCCGGCGTCTCCATTTGCGAAACCGCCGCCGACTCTGAGACTCCATTCGATCCTTGGTATAGGCACAGGCGCTGCTTGCGGCATCTTGCGAACACATCGCCATAAGCAAAAGCTATGGCTACAGATTGTAGTTGTCTTTGTCGAGCTGGTTTCCTGAGCCTAGATTTCAAAGGCATTCGGCCATGAGGAAATGGTCGAAATGAACGACAAACTACATCTAAAAGTCCCATCGCGCACGATGGTTGAGAAGGATTCAATGGTGTCTTCATTGTTTTCGCTTGCAGGTCGACGTGCTCTCGTGACGGGCTCGTCACAAGGTATCGGTTTCGCTCTGGCCAGAGGTTTGGCGGAACACGGTGCTGCGGTCGTTCTCAATGGACGTGACCCGGGCAAGATCGAAGTTGCTGCCGCCCAACTGTCGGCGGCAGGACACAGAGTCGCGACTGCAATCTTTGACGTGACCTCGGCGGACGCTGTCCGGAATGGGATTGAGGCCATTGAAGGCGAGGGCCCGATCGACATCCTGATTAACAATGCGGGAATGCAGTTCCGCACCCCGCTCGAGGACTTCCCCGCTGACCGGTGGGAGCAGCTGCTGACCACCAATGTCTCCAGCGTGTTCTATGTCGGGCAAGCGGTCGCCCGGCACATGATCCCGCGCGGGCGCGGCAAAATCATCAACATCGCCTCGGTCCAGAGCGAGCTCGCCCGGCCTGGGATCGCTCCTTACACGGCCACCAAGGGAGCAGTGAAGAACCTGACCCGGGGCATGTGCGCGGACTGGGCCAAGCACGGCCTGCAGGTCAACGCCATTGCGCCCGGCTACTTCAAGACGCCGCTCAACCAGGCCCTCGTCGACAATCCAGACTTCTCAGGCTGGCTGGAGAAGCGCACGCCGGCGGCCCGCTGGGGCAACGTCGAGGAGCTGATTGGTGCGGCGGTGTTCCTCTCGAGCGAGGCCTCCTCGTTCGTCAACGGGCACACGCTCTACGTTGATGGCGGCATCACCACCTGCCTCTGACGCAAGCATCAGCCGCGTCAGACAGCCGCCAGCAAATGCCGACATGGGAGAACGCTCGCAATGACAAAGCCTGAGATCCTGATGATGGGTCCCTATCCGACTTGGGACCTTGAGGACCTGGAGAGCAACTACACGGTTCACAAGCTTTGGGAAGCGCCCGACCGGGCAGCCTTTCTGCGCCAAGTGGGTGACAACGTTCGCGCCATCGCGACCCGCGGCGAGATTGGCGCGTCGGCTGAGCTCATGACGGCTTTGCCAAGGCTTGAGATCGTCTCCTGCTATGGCGTCGGAACCGATGCCATCGACCTCTCACATGCGAAGGCCAATGGGATCCGGGTGACCAACACGCCCAACGTCCTCACCGCTGACGTGGCCGACATCGGCGTCGGGCTGCTCCTGGCAGTGGCCCGTCAGATCCCGCAGGCTGACAAATATGTCCGGGACGGACGCTGGCGCAACGCCAACATGCGTCTCGTCACCCGCGTCCACGGCAAGAAGGTCGGCATCGTCGGTATGGGACGCATCGGCGTCGAGGTGGCCAAGCGCCTGGCGGCGTTCGACTGCCCGATTGCCCATTTCGACATCGCCCAGTGGGATGATCTGCCGTACACCTTCGTGCCTGATCTGATGGCCCTGGCCGAGCAGTCCGAGTTCCTCATCGTCACTCTGGCGGGCGGCGCTAGCACCCAAAAAATCATCAACGCCGATGTCCTGCAGGCGCTCGGACGCGACGGCATCCTGATCAACATCTCGCGGGGATCGACCGTTGATGAGGCAGCCCTGCTCGATGCACTCGAGCACAACATCATCAAGGGCGCCGGCCTTGATGTATTCTGGAACGAGCCGAACATCGACGAGCGCTTCCTGACGCTCGAGAACGTCATCCTACAGCCGCATCACGCATCCGGGACTGTGGAAACCCGGCAGGCGATGGGGAAACTGGTGCGCGACAACCTAGCGGCGCATTTTGCCCAGCAGCCCCTTCT
Encoded proteins:
- a CDS encoding acetyl-CoA carboxylase biotin carboxyl carrier protein — encoded protein: MTLDEIKALIDAMSTSDLVEVEINKDGWTLRLTRDAGNSAFTPSTGEARARPPAAPARPESSPRESASSVESTGSTTDVSAPLSGVVYLGPSPDAPPFVAVGQKVTSGTTLCTVEAMKMFNPVTAERDGVVEAVFVSTGDEVAAGQPLLRIV
- the accC gene encoding acetyl-CoA carboxylase biotin carboxylase subunit; translation: MFDTVLIANRGEIALRIQRACRTLGLRTVAVYSQADQDAPHVKYADTAVCIGPAPAGKSYLDGAAILLAAEATGAEAIHPGYGFLSENAGFAESVARSGLTFIGPSPECIRTMGDKVAAKRAMREANVPCVPGSEGALPDDPEALQATVAEIGFPLILKAAGGGGGRGMRVVRAHSELADAFALVREEARRAFGNPEIYAEKFLERPRHVEIQVLADAYGTALWLGSRDCSLQRRHQKVLEEAPAPGLPADLIARIGERCVEACRRIGYQGVGTFEFLVEDEQFFFIEMNTRVQVEHPVTEVTTGIDIVAEGIRVARGEALTLSQADIGCHGHAFECRINAEDPDSFAPSPGLITGFEVPGGPGVRVDSHIAAGATVSPYYDSMIAKLIVHGQTRQEAMARLKVALSEMRVEGVATNLALHRRIVDEPGFIEGGFDIHYLEQLLKVGASA
- the pxpB gene encoding 5-oxoprolinase subunit PxpB — protein: MIIKEPRISLLGTRALLFEAPGETSLTTQRRIWSLAREVGTWPEVSEAVPGVNNLLVSFSVPPRTLAPIESRLQSAWDAATPMILQGRTIELPVVYGGEGGPHMADVVAHTGLCPEEIAEIHARPLYPVYAIGSHPGYCYLGGMDARIATPRRKVPVLKLPGGAVSIGGSQTGVSASAGPSGWNTIGTTSTTFFDATRDPPVLLQPGDSIRFRIVEVVR
- a CDS encoding biotin-dependent carboxyltransferase family protein produces the protein MMEILSKSALTTIQDRGRFGALKWGVGTAGAMDSLALACGNLLLGNSEDAAAIEIQVFPFEARFDSDAAIALTGATCEAAVDGRVVLPWSSVRVTAGSVLRLGLTRSARWRGARAYVCVAGGIDIPIVLGSRSTQLRGAIGGLEGRALRQGDKLRFGRPNDARCAPDGTSIVPPAFALPLMSDGLPAVRVLPAAEYGCFKPESQSDLWLKPWKVTPQSDRYGYRLSGPVLEPVAPMELRSHGIVPGVIQVPHGGQPIVQMCDAQPSGGYPKIGTVIEADLWRLGQAPIGSSIRFIETDWDGALHASDEVSRWLSDVARCLDLAGARRVRS
- a CDS encoding acetyl-CoA carboxylase biotin carboxyl carrier protein — encoded protein: MKISDIPQVASWLSEAGIATYELTGPDYRICLRRSVKARSRRGLSAGPRQDSAGPVRGQSDAVVASPGVGVFLRAHPVQEAALVEPNDPVAAGQPLGLLQVGPILLPVLSPRDGTVASIIAPDRSLVGYGDPLVALMS
- a CDS encoding LamB/YcsF family protein — encoded protein: MHIDLNADLAEGYGQWRIGDDDALLDVLSSANLACGFHAGDPLIMERTVKAALGRGVDIGAHVGFPDKQGFGRRPMQIDADELAAMVIYQLGALEGIARVVGHRMTHMSFHGALGNMAAADSSVAAPLVAAVARFNPELIIVSSTSRAIEDAASSCGLRVATTFLADRAYDKAGLLVPRRLPDSVIHDEAKVLERVRQILRQGTVTTYEGEDLPMRPHSILLHGDTPGALSLARKIRSEIEQAGGKIVPVSQMA
- a CDS encoding SDR family oxidoreductase — its product is MPFSDYKTALVTGASSGIGAAVVERFRREGLEVHAIARSREPLERLADRTGCIAHVIDVADREQLASLAETVQFDILVNNAGVDRPKKFLEADPEDIDLLVDVNTRAVLHLCRLIVPGMVARDRGHVINISSIAGVYNFGGNSTYHATKAAVSMLSRQLRLDAFGHRVRVTEICPGRVATDIFAHVHGDTPEIRERFIEGFELPEAADIAEAIAFAVAAPVSMNVGHMEITPTLQVLGGLQTARPAARDGQPSKAS
- a CDS encoding amino acid ABC transporter permease — its product is MGGFDLVAILTNPNFGLMLLHGLEMTFVIATGSWLLAMTLAILLLIIRLSPSRLADRAVAAYVSYHRNVPTLVQLMLWYFGISSLLPEGLQYWLSDHNAEATFAIVALGLCQAAYFSEDLRSGIRSVPAGQSEAARALGHSFFGTMRYVLMPQAFRNALPALINHSVSLFKNSSLAMAIGVAELTHAVKEIESQSFRTFEAYLIATIAYLICSLLIMSVGAALGRKAALSGGR
- a CDS encoding amino acid ABC transporter permease, producing MLWDILSIIQDNWLLLLIGQYPNGPLGGLAATLILSVLSIALAFPLSVLLALARLSRSPFLLWPSTALVYIARGVPLLMLILWVYFMVPLLLGANIPGFVTMLVTLVLYEAAFLSEVVRAGIVAVGRGQMDAARALGHSYLGAMWYVILPQALYNMLPSILSQFVSTIKETTLGYVINVPELTFAANQINNRLLSKPFEVFFILAIIYYLVCWTLTHAATVLERRIARKRAGTTTGPLPVTMQPQTLTAEP
- a CDS encoding amino acid ABC transporter ATP-binding protein, with the translated sequence MIRFSNVRKNYGSFQALDNINAEVARSEVVVVCGPSGSGKSTLIRTVNRLEEIQSGSIIFDGQDVHAKMRSKELNHLRSRIGFVFQSFNLFPHLSALENVTLSPVTVNGVKREVAREKAMQLLDRVGLAAKAGSYPGQLSGGQQQRVAIARALAMEPPAMLFDEPTSALDPEMVGEVLAVMKALAADGMTMMCVTHEMGFAREVADRVWFMDGGRILEEADPESFFSRPQHPRAQRFLSDLRH
- a CDS encoding ABC transporter substrate-binding protein gives rise to the protein MSLKSLKLGLAAAALGLTAIAPASADQLADIMARKELRCGVYADVPPFSAPDPKTRELVGFDVDLCKGIAKRWGVEAKLTPLSVEARVPEVKLGRVDLTIANLAYTLSRAEQIQYSDPYYMAKEMLAVKASDPATSKADFKGKRLASTKGSTSELAIKMNGSEPLTFQDTGSAFMAVQQNKALGMVANTMTITKLVNESKTRGVELKMIPEPMVLQPTGIGMKKDEPALLAKVNETLKEMDAAGEINAAWDKWLGPNTEFKMTRTDKVTPLTELKFEPIP
- a CDS encoding SDR family oxidoreductase: MSSLFSLAGRRALVTGSSQGIGFALARGLAEHGAAVVLNGRDPGKIEVAAAQLSAAGHRVATAIFDVTSADAVRNGIEAIEGEGPIDILINNAGMQFRTPLEDFPADRWEQLLTTNVSSVFYVGQAVARHMIPRGRGKIINIASVQSELARPGIAPYTATKGAVKNLTRGMCADWAKHGLQVNAIAPGYFKTPLNQALVDNPDFSGWLEKRTPAARWGNVEELIGAAVFLSSEASSFVNGHTLYVDGGITTCL
- a CDS encoding 2-hydroxyacid dehydrogenase codes for the protein MTKPEILMMGPYPTWDLEDLESNYTVHKLWEAPDRAAFLRQVGDNVRAIATRGEIGASAELMTALPRLEIVSCYGVGTDAIDLSHAKANGIRVTNTPNVLTADVADIGVGLLLAVARQIPQADKYVRDGRWRNANMRLVTRVHGKKVGIVGMGRIGVEVAKRLAAFDCPIAHFDIAQWDDLPYTFVPDLMALAEQSEFLIVTLAGGASTQKIINADVLQALGRDGILINISRGSTVDEAALLDALEHNIIKGAGLDVFWNEPNIDERFLTLENVILQPHHASGTVETRQAMGKLVRDNLAAHFAQQPLLTPVI